CGGGCCGACGATTTTCGCCCTCAGCCGGTTACGGCACGGGCGTGGCGAGCGGCTTGCCGCGTTCGACGACGTAGACGGCGAGCACCTTCGCCGGCCCGTTGCCCACCACCCGCGCATCGTGCGGCACGCCTGCCGGGATGGTGAAGGAATCGCCGGCCTTCATCGTCCGGTCCGGCTGCCCGTCGACGGAGAGCACCGTCTCCCCCTCCAGCACGTAGCCCGTCTCGATGCCCGGATGCACGTGCCGGCCGGCAGAGACGCCCGGCTGGATCTCCGCCAGTCCGGTGATAGTCGTGTACCCGTCCGGGAAATCGGTCTTCTGCAGCGGCGTGCGCCTGATGCCCTCCTGCGCCGGGGCGGCCAGCGTCAGGAGCAGCAGCGGGAGGGCGGCGACGGCAAGCTTCCTCATGGTTCCTCCTGTGGCGGCGGCGGGGCCGGTCCGGCAAAACGTCGGCGGCAGACTAGCTCAACCCGCGGGGCAGGCAAGGCGGCACGTCCCCCGCAATGCCGCCGCTGGACCATTGCACCCCGCCCGCAATCTTCCTAGACCGGCACGAGCATCGCATGCCGACCGCACCGGGACACCCGAATTGACCTTACTCCTCGCCTGCCTGCTCTTCCTGTCCGGCTTCGCCTCCGGCGCCATCAACGCGGTCGCCGGCGGCGGCACCTTCATCACCTTCGGCGCGCTGACGCTCGCCGGCATCCCGCCG
The nucleotide sequence above comes from Aquibium microcysteis. Encoded proteins:
- a CDS encoding cupin domain-containing protein, translated to MRKLAVAALPLLLLTLAAPAQEGIRRTPLQKTDFPDGYTTITGLAEIQPGVSAGRHVHPGIETGYVLEGETVLSVDGQPDRTMKAGDSFTIPAGVPHDARVVGNGPAKVLAVYVVERGKPLATPVP